A genomic region of Larimichthys crocea isolate SSNF unplaced genomic scaffold, L_crocea_2.0 scaffold148, whole genome shotgun sequence contains the following coding sequences:
- the bcap31 gene encoding B-cell receptor-associated protein 31 — translation MSLQWTAVATFLYAEVFFVLLLCIPFISPKRWNRIFKSRLVQTIALYGNTWFMVAIAILVFLLIDAFREVRKYSVTEKVDLTNNPTAIEHIHMKLFRAQRNEYIAGFALLLCLLLRRLATLLSQQASLMASNEAFKKQAEGASTAAKKYMEDNELLQEKLRDAGVEVPEAGKKGAGPQEENKNLKEEVKTLKEELDTTKKALQKSDSDVRAMKKQAENLTVEYDRLLEEHSKLLASSDKKSD, via the exons ATGAGTCTGCAGTGGACGGCTGTGGCCACCTTCCTGTACGCCGAGGTCTTCTTTgtcctgctgctctgcatcCCCTTCATCTCCCCCAAGAg GTGGAACAGGATCTTCAAGTCCCGCCTGGTCCAGACGATCGCTCTCTATGGAAACACCTGGTTCATGGTGGCCATCGCCATCCTCGTCTTCCTGCTCATCG atgccTTCCGTGAGGTGAGGAAGTACAGCGTGACGGAGAAGGTGGATCTGACCAACAACCCGACGGCCATCGAACACATCCACATGAAACTGTTCAGAGCTCAGAGGAACGAGTACATCGCCGGCTTCGCCCTGCTGCTCTgcct GTTGCTGCGTCGTCTTGCCACTCTGCTCTCCCAGCAGGCCTCACTCATGGCCTCCAACGAAGCCTTCAAGAAGCAGGCGGAGGGCGCCAGCACCGCCGCCAAGAAATACATGGAGGACAacgagctgctgcaggag AAACTCCGTGATGCCGGTGTCGAGGTGCCAGAGGCTGGGAAGAAGGGAGCAGGACCTCAGGAGGAGAACAAGAACctgaaagaggaggtgaagaccCTGAAGGAGGAGCTGGACACCACCAAGAaag CTCTGCAGAAGTCGGACAGTGACGTCCGTGCGATGAAGAAGCAGGCTGAGAATCTGACGGTGGAGTACGACCGACTGCTGGAGGAGCACAGCAAACTGCTG GCGAGCAGCGACAAGAAGTCCGACTGA